The proteins below come from a single Mus musculus strain C57BL/6J chromosome 5, GRCm38.p6 C57BL/6J genomic window:
- the Vgf gene encoding neurosecretory protein VGF isoform X1 gives MKTFTLPASVLFCFLLLIQGLGAAPPGRPDVFPPPLSSEHNGQVAEDAVSRPKDDGVPEVRAARNPEPQDQGELFQGVDPRALASVLLQALDRPASPPSVPGGSQQGTPEEAAEALLTESVRSQTHSLPAPEIQAPAVAPPRPQTQDRDPEEDDRSEELEALASLLQELRDFSPSNAKRQQETAAAETETRTHTLTRVNLESPGPERVWRASWGEFQARVPERAPLPPPVPSQFQARMSESAPLPETHQFGEGVSSPKTHLGETLTPLSKAYQSLGGPFPKVRRLEGSFLGGSEAGERLLQQGLAQVEAGRRQAEATRQAAAQEERLADLASDLLLQYLLQGGARQRDLGGRELQETQQERENEREEEAEQERRGGGEDDVGEEDEEAAEAEAEAEEAERARQNALLFAEEEDGEAGAEDKRSQEEAPGHRRKDAEGAEEGGEEDDDDEEMDPQTIDSLIELSTKLHLPADDVVSIIEEVEEKRKRKKNAPPEPVPPPRAAPAPTHVRSPQPPPPAPARDELPDWNEVLPPWDREEDEVFPPGPYHPFPNYIRPRTLQPPASSRRRHFHHALPPARHHPDLEAQARRAQEEADAEERRLQEQEELENYIEHVLLHRP, from the coding sequence ATGAAAACCTTCACGTTGCCGGCATCCGtcctcttctgcttccttctACTGATCCAGGGGTTGGGAGCAGCGCCCCCCGGGCGCCCCGATGTTTTTCCTCCTCCCCTCAGCTCTGAGCATAATGGGCAGGTAGCTGAGGACGCAGTGTCCCGGCCAAAGGATGACGGCGTACCAGAGGTCCGAGCTGCTCGGAATCCCGAGCCTCAGGACCAGGGAGAGCTCTTCCAGGGCGTGGATCCCCGGGCGCTGGCCTCGGTACTGTTGCAGGCACTGGACCGTCCGGCCTCGCCCCCGTCGGTCCCGGGAGGTTCCCAGCAGGGAACACCCGAAGAAGCAGCAGAAGCTCTGCTGACCGAGTCCGTGCGCAGTCAGACCCATAGCCTCCCGGCACCAGAAATCCAAGCGCCCGCTGTGGCCCCCCCTCGCCCTCAGACTCAGGACCGCGATCCCGAGGAGGACGACCGCTCAGAAGAGCTGGAGGCGCTAGCATCCTTGCTCCAAGAACTTCGAGATTTCAGTCCGAGCAATGCTAAGCGCCAACAAGAGACGGCGGCAGCAGAGACTGAAACCCGCACGCACACGCTGACCCGAGTCAATCTGGAGAGCCCCGGGCCAGAGCGCGTGTGGCGCGCTTCCTGGGGAGAGTTCCAGGCGCGCGTTCCGGAGCGCGCTCCTCTTCCGCCCCCGGTCCCTTCCCAATTCCAGGCTCGAATGTCCGAAAGCGCTCCCCTTCCCGAAACTCATCAGTTCGGGGAAGGAGTGTCCTCCCCTAAAACACATTTAGGTGAGACTTTGACACCCTTATCCAAGGCGTATCAAAGTCTAGGTGGCCCCTTCCCTAAGGTGCGCCGGCTCGAGGGCTCATTCCTGGGCGGCTCCGAGGCAGGAGAGCGCCTGCTTCAGCAAGGATTAGCTCAGGTAGAGGCAGGGAGGAGACAGGCGGAGGCCACCCGGCAGGCCGCGGCGCAAGAAGAGCGGCTGGCCGATCTCGCCTCCGACCTGCTGCTCCAGTATCTGTTGCAGGGCGGAGCCCGGCAGCGCGATCTCGGGGGTCGCGAGCTGCAGGAGACGCAGCAAGAGCGGGAGAacgagagggaggaggaggcagagcaggagagGCGAGGTGGTGGGGAGGACGATGTgggggaagaggatgaggaggcggcggaggcggaggcggaggcagaggaggcGGAGAGGGCGCGGCAGAACGCACTCCTGTTCGCCGAGGAGGAGGACGGGGAAGCCGGAGCCGAGGACAAACGCTCCCAGGAGGAGGCGCCAGGCCATCGGCGGAAGGATGCTGAGGGGGCAGAGGAGGGCGGGGAGGAGGATGACGACGACGAGGAGATGGATCCGCAGACGATCGATAGTCTCATTGAACTGTCCACCAAACTCCACCTGCCAGCAGACGATGTGGTCAGCATCATCGAAGAGGTGGAGGAGAAACGGAAGCGGAAGAAGAACGCCCCTCCCGAGCCGGTGCCGCCTCCCAGGGCTGCCCCAGCCCCGACCCATGTCCGCTCTCCGCAGCCCCCACCTCCCGCCCCAGCCCGGGATGAGTTGCCGGACTGGAACGAAGTGCTCCCACCCTGGGATCGGGAGGAGGATGAGGTGTTTCCCCCGGGGCCCTATCACCCCTTCCCAAACTACATTCGGCCGCGGACACTGCAGCCGCCCGCATCCTCCCGCCGCCGTCACTTCCATCACGCGTTGCCACCTGCGCGCCACCATCCGGATCTGGAGGCCCAGGCCAGGCGCGCGCAGGAGGAAGCGGACGCGGAGGAGCGCCGgctgcaggagcaggaggagctggagaattACATTGAGCACGTGCTGCTGCACCGCCCGTGA